One part of the Rhizobium indicum genome encodes these proteins:
- a CDS encoding patatin-like phospholipase family protein: MSAPEQSCDLVMKGGITSGVVYPKAVVKLSRRYRFRNIGGTSAGAIAAVVTAAAEYGRADRGFEKIEALPQQLSATLLEKFQPRPEFRPVFNLMLAAMTKRMAGTLFALLKGYPVPALLGAIPAIIVAIMIPFIWQSMPAAMLAVLLFSFLLVLLPAATAAFVAARDVACGLPKVDYGLCSGMTQSYMPAGHPALTEWLTDTIDIVAGRPATGAPLGVKDLQSREVLVQTVTTDITSHRPYVLPMENNLHYFSEREFRSLFPARVVDAMLTTPKEGSSDLYPFKIDNLPLVVLARMSLSFPALISAVPLYRIDYTLVGVPEQDRLVRCMFSDGGLSSNFPVHFFDRFLPSRPTFGISLGEYDRRREKPETVGETRVFLPTKAGQGQLLPTRDFSGLVAFVFALFDSAKDWQDSLQSILAGYRERIVTVSLKEEEGGFNLDMPPDRINQLIDFGERAGDLINSDFKLDEHKWRRYLVEVRALDEMLRQFADAYVEAPEPGSLGYGQIATDYAPSSYKELTPSERQILRERAEAVAALGQAFQALQPLDGFDDHLPKSRSRIRSVARMDY; encoded by the coding sequence ATGAGCGCGCCTGAACAGAGTTGCGACCTCGTCATGAAGGGCGGCATCACCAGCGGTGTGGTTTATCCAAAGGCCGTCGTAAAACTCTCGCGCAGGTACCGCTTCCGCAACATCGGCGGCACGTCGGCCGGCGCGATAGCCGCCGTCGTCACGGCCGCGGCCGAATATGGACGCGCCGACCGCGGATTCGAGAAGATAGAGGCGCTTCCACAGCAGTTGTCGGCGACGCTCCTGGAGAAATTCCAGCCGCGCCCGGAATTTCGTCCGGTCTTTAACCTGATGCTCGCGGCAATGACGAAGAGGATGGCCGGCACGCTCTTCGCGCTGCTGAAAGGCTACCCGGTGCCGGCGCTTCTGGGTGCCATCCCCGCTATCATTGTTGCCATCATGATCCCCTTCATCTGGCAGTCCATGCCAGCAGCAATGCTTGCCGTGCTACTGTTTTCGTTCCTGCTCGTTCTCCTGCCGGCGGCAACCGCGGCTTTTGTCGCCGCCCGCGATGTCGCCTGCGGGCTTCCGAAGGTCGACTACGGCCTTTGCAGCGGGATGACCCAGTCCTACATGCCGGCCGGCCATCCCGCCCTGACCGAGTGGCTGACCGACACGATCGATATCGTGGCCGGGCGTCCGGCAACCGGAGCGCCGCTCGGGGTCAAGGACCTTCAATCCCGCGAGGTTCTGGTGCAGACGGTGACGACCGACATCACGTCGCATCGCCCCTACGTGCTGCCAATGGAGAACAACCTCCATTACTTTTCTGAGCGCGAGTTCCGGTCGCTTTTCCCGGCACGCGTCGTCGACGCGATGCTGACGACGCCCAAGGAGGGATCGAGCGACCTCTATCCGTTCAAGATCGACAATCTTCCTCTCGTGGTCCTCGCGCGCATGAGCCTCAGCTTCCCGGCGCTGATTTCGGCTGTGCCGCTCTACAGGATCGACTACACGCTGGTCGGCGTTCCCGAACAGGACAGGCTTGTGCGTTGCATGTTCTCAGATGGTGGACTGTCGTCGAATTTTCCCGTGCATTTCTTCGACCGCTTCCTGCCGTCGCGCCCCACCTTCGGCATTTCGCTGGGCGAATATGACCGCCGGCGAGAAAAGCCGGAAACCGTTGGGGAAACCCGGGTATTCCTTCCAACAAAGGCAGGACAGGGGCAGCTTCTTCCCACCCGGGACTTTTCCGGCTTGGTCGCCTTTGTCTTCGCTCTCTTCGACAGCGCCAAGGATTGGCAGGATTCTCTCCAATCGATCCTCGCCGGCTATCGCGAGCGGATCGTGACAGTCAGTCTCAAAGAGGAGGAAGGCGGCTTCAACCTCGACATGCCGCCAGACCGCATCAACCAGCTTATCGACTTCGGCGAACGCGCTGGCGACCTGATCAACAGCGATTTCAAGCTCGACGAGCACAAGTGGCGCCGCTATCTGGTCGAGGTCCGAGCCCTTGACGAGATGCTGCGCCAGTTCGCCGATGCGTATGTCGAAGCACCCGAGCCCGGCTCGCTTGGTTATGGTCAGATCGCAACCGACTACGCACCGTCATCCTATAAGGAACTTACGCCAAGCGAGCGACAGATCTTGCGTGAACGGGCCGAGGCGGTCGCCGCTCTTGGACAAGCATTCCAGGCGCTGCAGCCGCTCGATGGTTTCGATGATCACCTTCCCAAGAGCCGCAGCCGCATCCGATCGGTCGCCAGGATGGACTACTGA